One window of Botrimarina mediterranea genomic DNA carries:
- a CDS encoding sugar ABC transporter ATP-binding protein translates to MTSATPPLLEARGIVKAFPGVRALDHAQLRLYAGRLMALMGENGAGKSTLMNILAGVFTADEGEVLLDGKPVRFRTPIESQRAGVAIIHQELNLAGNLTVAENLFLGREPLTSLGLVDSRRMRREAAVLLERVGVDLDTELPVERLSVAQQQVVEIAKALSLDARVLILDEPTSALTSHEVDSLFRIIRQLKAGGVALAYITHRFEELDEIADEVTVFREGKYVAERPYEELTREELVRLMIGRDAPMDGSKAVKPQPKPLLSVRGLTLTSSTRGISPVVDGVSLEVGAGEIVGLFGLMGAGRTELLEALFGVHASRTRGEILIDGSPVMIRQPRDAYRAGLALTPEDRKGAGLVLGMSVGDNTTMACLSRFVRSGLLDVRAANRSAQRFVERFRVRTPSLRQAVRNLSGGNQQKVVLAKQLATGPRILLLDEPTRGVDIGAKQEIYALIHEFAAEGMGVLVVSSEAWEVRMLSDRVLVMCEGRLTGEFTAADADDQSLLAAALPEGGARRSA, encoded by the coding sequence GTGACGTCCGCCACGCCGCCGCTGCTGGAGGCCCGCGGGATCGTCAAAGCGTTCCCCGGCGTACGTGCGCTCGACCACGCGCAGTTGCGGTTATACGCCGGACGCTTGATGGCTCTCATGGGCGAGAACGGCGCCGGTAAATCAACGTTGATGAATATCTTGGCTGGCGTCTTCACCGCCGATGAAGGCGAAGTGCTGCTCGACGGCAAGCCTGTGCGGTTCCGCACGCCTATCGAGTCGCAACGCGCGGGCGTCGCGATCATCCACCAAGAGCTCAACCTAGCTGGCAATCTAACCGTCGCGGAGAACCTCTTTCTCGGACGCGAACCGCTGACGTCGCTTGGCTTGGTGGACAGCCGCCGAATGCGACGAGAAGCCGCAGTCTTGCTAGAACGCGTCGGCGTCGATCTTGACACCGAACTCCCGGTTGAACGACTTTCCGTAGCGCAGCAGCAGGTTGTCGAGATAGCCAAAGCGCTGTCTCTCGACGCGCGGGTGTTGATTCTCGACGAGCCGACGTCGGCGCTTACTAGCCATGAAGTAGATTCGCTATTTCGAATTATCCGACAACTGAAGGCCGGCGGCGTCGCCCTCGCTTACATCACGCACCGCTTTGAAGAGCTGGACGAGATTGCAGATGAGGTCACGGTATTTCGCGAAGGCAAGTACGTCGCCGAGCGTCCATATGAAGAACTGACCCGCGAGGAGCTCGTGCGATTGATGATTGGTCGCGACGCGCCAATGGACGGATCGAAGGCTGTCAAGCCGCAACCGAAGCCATTACTTTCGGTGCGTGGATTGACGTTGACGTCGAGCACGCGCGGGATAAGTCCGGTAGTAGACGGTGTCTCGTTGGAGGTGGGTGCCGGTGAGATCGTTGGGCTGTTCGGTCTCATGGGCGCGGGGCGGACCGAATTGCTGGAAGCCCTCTTTGGCGTTCACGCCTCAAGAACCCGCGGCGAGATCTTGATCGACGGCAGTCCCGTGATGATCCGTCAGCCACGAGACGCGTACCGCGCGGGACTCGCGCTCACACCCGAGGATCGCAAGGGCGCAGGGCTTGTGCTTGGCATGAGTGTAGGTGACAACACGACGATGGCGTGCCTAAGTCGCTTCGTGCGTAGCGGCCTGTTAGACGTAAGGGCTGCCAATCGTTCCGCGCAGCGATTCGTCGAACGGTTTCGCGTCCGCACGCCCTCGCTGCGCCAGGCTGTGAGAAACCTCAGCGGAGGCAACCAGCAAAAGGTAGTGCTCGCTAAGCAACTCGCCACTGGTCCACGTATCCTCCTTCTCGACGAGCCGACCCGCGGCGTCGATATCGGAGCCAAGCAAGAGATCTACGCCCTTATCCATGAGTTCGCCGCCGAAGGGATGGGGGTGCTGGTG
- a CDS encoding DUF2291 family protein — MGAWGFRIATIVAACVLLYFAPLIHVTRIEPADVEGRFDAVEFAEAFWTERLLPATADAASATQVAAAMEESAAKAGEQYGVRVGVSRGFLLFLRGVGEVQAADDVGVRLSLDGGGEVRLLSRKVFGSTIRDATGLLKPSESPGSREYNLIANEINRLATERAITRLEGIAVGDRLRFAGCTKVVSAAGYKPPLEIIPVLVEAAK; from the coding sequence ATGGGCGCCTGGGGATTCCGAATAGCAACCATTGTCGCGGCGTGCGTGCTGCTCTACTTCGCGCCACTTATTCACGTCACGAGAATTGAACCAGCCGATGTAGAAGGCCGTTTCGACGCAGTAGAGTTTGCCGAGGCTTTTTGGACGGAGAGGCTGCTTCCCGCTACAGCCGACGCCGCTAGCGCCACCCAAGTCGCCGCTGCAATGGAAGAAAGCGCCGCGAAAGCCGGCGAGCAGTATGGCGTGCGGGTCGGCGTCAGCCGTGGCTTTCTGCTTTTTCTGCGAGGCGTCGGAGAGGTGCAGGCCGCGGATGACGTAGGGGTGCGACTCTCGCTCGATGGCGGCGGCGAGGTGCGACTGTTGAGTAGAAAGGTGTTCGGTTCAACCATTCGTGATGCGACAGGCTTGCTCAAACCGAGCGAATCGCCAGGCTCACGAGAGTACAATCTCATCGCAAATGAGATCAACCGCCTTGCCACCGAGAGAGCCATCACAAGGCTCGAAGGTATCGCCGTCGGCGATCGACTGCGGTTTGCCGGGTGCACCAAAGTGGTGAGTGCAGCGGGCTACAAGCCGCCGCTAGAGATTATCCCAGTTCTGGTGGAGGCGGCCAAGTGA
- a CDS encoding D-ribose ABC transporter substrate-binding protein: MKLLSINLGFAGLLYLAGLVGCSQQAETTPSAPAATRESSSANAKGKFAVVVSTLNNPWFVVLAETAKARAEELGHEAVIFDSQNDTATEAGHFDNLIAAGYDAVLFNATDSEGSVASVRKAKEKGVPVFCIDREVNADDVAAAQILSDNYAGCVELGQYFVEVVGEEGTYAQLLGILGDNNTRDRSEGFHSVVDTFPGLKMVAQQNADCDRSKALEVTESILQANPDLDAIFCGNDAMAMGAYQAVASAGAANKIKVFGFDGAADVIDSIRDGKIVATAMQFPKTMARQAAEYADDWMRGHRDFQQKTRVAVELVTRDNIEQYVAYGAKE, from the coding sequence ATGAAGCTTCTCTCGATTAACCTTGGATTCGCTGGACTGTTGTATTTGGCAGGTCTGGTTGGCTGTTCTCAGCAAGCCGAGACAACACCATCGGCGCCTGCTGCGACACGAGAGTCGAGTAGCGCCAACGCCAAAGGCAAATTTGCCGTTGTCGTCTCGACGCTCAACAACCCCTGGTTCGTCGTGCTTGCCGAGACTGCCAAGGCCCGCGCCGAAGAGCTCGGTCACGAAGCAGTTATCTTTGACTCGCAGAACGATACGGCCACCGAAGCGGGACACTTTGACAATCTGATCGCCGCCGGATACGACGCGGTGCTATTCAATGCTACCGACTCCGAGGGCTCAGTCGCCAGCGTCCGCAAGGCGAAAGAGAAAGGCGTGCCGGTCTTCTGCATCGACCGGGAAGTCAACGCCGATGACGTCGCCGCGGCGCAGATCCTGTCGGACAACTACGCTGGCTGTGTGGAGTTGGGGCAGTACTTCGTTGAAGTTGTTGGCGAAGAAGGCACATACGCCCAGTTGCTCGGCATCCTTGGCGATAACAATACCCGCGACCGATCCGAAGGGTTCCACAGCGTCGTGGATACTTTCCCCGGGTTGAAGATGGTCGCCCAGCAGAACGCCGACTGCGACCGCTCGAAGGCGCTTGAAGTGACCGAGTCGATCCTCCAAGCGAACCCCGACCTCGACGCAATCTTTTGCGGTAACGATGCGATGGCGATGGGCGCCTACCAGGCCGTAGCCAGCGCCGGCGCCGCAAACAAGATCAAGGTCTTTGGGTTTGACGGCGCCGCGGACGTGATCGACTCCATTCGTGACGGCAAAATCGTTGCCACAGCCATGCAATTCCCGAAGACGATGGCCCGACAGGCGGCAGAGTATGCGGACGATTGGATGAGGGGACACCGTGACTTTCAGCAGAAGACACGCGTCGCGGTCGAGTTGGTGACCCGCGACAATATCGAGCAGTACGTCGCGTACGGCGCGAAGGAGTGA
- a CDS encoding FGGY family carbohydrate kinase, with protein MSYLIAIDQSTSATKVLLVDASGAVVDGCSLEHAQHYPQPGWVEHDAAEIIGNVFSAARELCGRHPDKLASVRGVSITNQRETVVVFDRTTGEPLRPAIVWQCRRGDAMCQELRNAGVEPEVAEKTGLRIDSYFSGSKIAWVMREEPAIAEAVRSGAACIGTIDAYLVHRLTSGQAYASDPTNASRTLLYDIGRLAWDASLCERFGVPVRALPEVRDCSATFGETTLGGALPSAAPICGVMGDSQASLFAQCCYAQGDAKATFGSGTSVLVNIGEQFRPAPSGMVGALAWIVADQPTYAWEGLINYSAATLAWLKDQLGLLSSIDDAEALASSVNDSGGVYLVPAFAGMGAPYWKPDARAAILGMSGYTRREHVVRAALESIAFQVADVVEAFARSGAAVRSLRVDGGPTRNHLLMQMVADMSLCELQATDESNLSALGAAMAGMLGLGMQGSLDGLRKLPRSGRMFMPTEGEAEVKRRMTGWRNAVERVF; from the coding sequence GTGAGTTATCTCATCGCTATCGATCAGAGCACCTCGGCGACCAAGGTCCTTCTCGTCGATGCCTCGGGCGCCGTCGTAGACGGCTGTTCGCTAGAGCACGCCCAGCACTATCCCCAACCAGGATGGGTCGAGCACGATGCGGCCGAAATCATCGGCAACGTCTTCTCGGCGGCGCGGGAGTTGTGCGGTCGTCATCCCGATAAACTCGCGTCGGTGCGGGGAGTTTCGATCACTAACCAGCGCGAGACGGTTGTTGTCTTTGACCGAACGACAGGCGAGCCGTTACGGCCAGCGATTGTCTGGCAGTGTCGACGGGGCGATGCCATGTGCCAAGAGTTGCGAAATGCGGGTGTCGAACCGGAGGTCGCTGAGAAGACGGGCTTGCGGATCGACTCCTACTTTTCTGGTTCCAAGATCGCATGGGTGATGCGAGAAGAGCCTGCGATTGCAGAGGCGGTCCGCTCGGGCGCGGCGTGCATCGGCACAATCGACGCTTATCTGGTGCATCGCTTGACGAGCGGGCAGGCGTATGCGAGTGATCCAACGAACGCCAGCCGTACGCTTCTCTACGACATCGGGCGGCTCGCATGGGATGCGTCCTTATGTGAGCGTTTCGGCGTTCCGGTCCGTGCGTTACCGGAGGTGCGTGACTGCAGTGCGACCTTTGGCGAAACCACTTTAGGAGGCGCCCTGCCCTCGGCGGCGCCGATCTGCGGCGTTATGGGCGACTCACAGGCGTCGCTGTTCGCACAATGTTGTTACGCACAAGGCGACGCCAAAGCGACCTTTGGCAGCGGGACCTCCGTGCTCGTAAATATCGGAGAACAGTTCCGACCGGCGCCTTCCGGGATGGTCGGCGCGCTTGCTTGGATCGTCGCGGATCAGCCGACTTACGCTTGGGAAGGGCTGATTAACTATTCGGCGGCGACGCTGGCCTGGCTCAAGGATCAGCTTGGTTTACTCTCTTCGATTGACGATGCAGAGGCTCTCGCATCATCTGTTAACGACTCAGGCGGCGTCTACTTGGTGCCAGCGTTTGCGGGGATGGGGGCGCCTTACTGGAAGCCCGACGCTCGGGCCGCCATCCTCGGCATGTCGGGCTACACCCGTCGTGAGCACGTAGTGCGGGCCGCCCTCGAATCGATAGCCTTTCAAGTCGCGGATGTCGTGGAGGCCTTCGCACGTAGCGGCGCCGCCGTGCGGTCCCTGCGAGTCGATGGGGGCCCCACCCGCAATCACTTACTGATGCAGATGGTCGCTGATATGTCGCTTTGTGAGTTGCAAGCGACAGATGAGTCCAACCTCTCCGCACTCGGCGCCGCGATGGCGGGCATGCTCGGTCTTGGCATGCAGGGCTCGCTCGACGGCCTGCGTAAGTTGCCGCGGTCGGGCCGCATGTTTATGCCTACCGAAGGCGAGGCGGAGGTCAAGCGCAGGATGACCGGTTGGCGCAACGCCGTCGAGCGAGTCTTCTAG
- a CDS encoding transketolase family protein → MSAPAPSLHSAEAKARAERLGLRLGKANLDVFAEALTELATADRNVLAVTSDSRGSGKLKPFGEALPKQIVEVGIAEQNLVGVAAGIASCGKTVFAVSPACFLATRSLEQIKNDVCYSDLPVALVGISAGVSYGALGSTHHSLHDFAALRAIHNVTVLAPADNRETRSSIRWAATHDRPVYLRFGKAALYDLSDEPAPRDPRVASLLRDGDDVALIGAGETVIHCLLAADLLAEHGVESRVLSIPSVKPLDESALLAAGRECRVVLTAEEHSEHGGLGDAVARLLLGAGMTPVFRGVAIPDEDTYTGSQADIFGRYGLSMEGIADRALRALDAARVVL, encoded by the coding sequence ATGAGCGCTCCCGCCCCCAGCCTCCACTCCGCCGAGGCCAAAGCACGCGCCGAGCGCCTGGGCCTGCGCTTAGGCAAGGCGAACCTCGATGTCTTCGCAGAAGCACTCACGGAGCTAGCGACGGCTGATCGCAATGTTCTCGCCGTCACCAGCGACTCGCGCGGCTCTGGCAAGCTCAAACCGTTCGGCGAGGCTTTACCGAAGCAGATCGTCGAAGTCGGCATCGCCGAGCAGAATCTCGTCGGCGTGGCGGCGGGGATTGCTTCGTGCGGCAAGACCGTCTTCGCTGTGTCGCCGGCGTGCTTCTTGGCGACGCGGTCGCTGGAGCAGATAAAGAACGACGTCTGCTATTCAGACCTGCCTGTTGCGCTAGTAGGCATTAGCGCCGGTGTCAGCTACGGCGCCCTCGGCAGCACCCATCATTCCTTGCACGACTTCGCGGCGCTGCGGGCGATCCACAACGTCACTGTGCTCGCCCCGGCAGATAATCGTGAGACGCGCTCCTCGATCCGCTGGGCGGCGACGCACGACCGACCCGTCTACCTTCGATTCGGCAAAGCGGCGCTCTACGACCTTTCAGACGAACCCGCGCCCAGGGACCCGCGAGTTGCTTCTCTACTTCGCGACGGCGATGACGTGGCGTTGATCGGCGCCGGCGAGACGGTCATTCACTGTCTACTCGCTGCCGATCTGCTTGCCGAGCACGGCGTCGAGTCCCGTGTTCTGAGCATACCCTCAGTCAAACCGCTCGATGAGTCGGCGTTGCTAGCCGCGGGGCGAGAGTGTCGCGTTGTGCTCACGGCAGAAGAGCATTCAGAGCACGGTGGACTGGGCGACGCGGTCGCACGGCTCTTGCTCGGAGCTGGGATGACGCCGGTGTTCCGTGGCGTCGCGATCCCGGATGAAGACACCTACACCGGTAGCCAAGCCGACATCTTTGGCCGCTACGGTCTGTCGATGGAGGGCATCGCCGACCGCGCCTTGAGAGCACTCGACGCGGCGAGGGTGGTTCTGTGA
- a CDS encoding transketolase — MTRPALTDQHLRRKSAEYRRDVLRAIYHAGAGHTGGSLSCIDILNVLYNRVMNISPVNWRDPLRDRYVQSKGHSVEALYVVLADKGFYPFESLEKLCRGGSYFVGHPTRKIPGIEMNTGALGHGLPVSVGMAIAGKLDAASYRVFTLLGDGELAEGSNWEAAMCAAHYKLDNLTAIIDCNTLQITGATRDVCCNEPLDEKFTSFGWEVLCIDGHDVAELTTALSRPAASGKPTCIIARTVKGRGVSFMEGVVKWHHGVPSADEFAVAMAELEGALK; from the coding sequence ATGACCCGCCCTGCCCTCACCGACCAACATCTGCGGCGCAAGAGTGCCGAGTATCGCCGCGACGTGCTGCGTGCGATCTACCACGCCGGCGCCGGCCACACCGGCGGCAGCCTGTCTTGCATCGACATCCTCAACGTGCTCTACAACCGGGTGATGAACATCTCGCCCGTGAACTGGCGCGACCCGCTTCGCGATCGTTACGTGCAAAGCAAGGGGCACTCGGTCGAAGCGCTCTACGTCGTGCTTGCGGACAAGGGCTTCTACCCATTTGAATCGCTAGAGAAGCTCTGTCGCGGCGGTTCGTACTTCGTCGGGCATCCGACGCGAAAGATTCCCGGCATTGAGATGAATACCGGCGCCCTCGGGCACGGCTTGCCTGTTTCAGTCGGCATGGCGATCGCCGGAAAGCTTGATGCGGCGTCCTACCGTGTCTTCACGCTGCTGGGCGACGGCGAACTCGCCGAGGGCTCGAACTGGGAAGCCGCCATGTGCGCCGCTCACTACAAGCTCGACAATCTAACAGCGATCATCGACTGCAACACGTTGCAAATCACCGGCGCCACGCGCGATGTCTGCTGCAACGAGCCGCTAGATGAGAAGTTCACGAGCTTCGGGTGGGAAGTCTTGTGTATTGATGGTCATGACGTCGCCGAACTCACGACCGCGTTGTCACGCCCCGCTGCTTCCGGCAAGCCGACGTGCATTATCGCAAGAACCGTGAAGGGCCGTGGCGTTAGTTTTATGGAGGGCGTCGTTAAATGGCATCATGGCGTTCCTTCGGCTGACGAGTTTGCTGTGGCGATGGCCGAGCTAGAAGGAGCGTTGAAATGA
- a CDS encoding L-fucose/L-arabinose isomerase family protein, whose protein sequence is MPNRGVKSGGVPKLGVIVGNRDFFPDQLVTEARADLAALLAKLGLEPVWLGEEDSKLGGVETHADARRCAELFRQRRDEIDGVLICLPNFGDEKGVADTLKLAGLNVPVLVQGYPDDLNQLGVSRRRDAFCGKISICNNLSQAGIPFTLTQKHVSTPASDNFREDLRKFLAVCRVVNGLRGVRLGAVGARPGAFNTVRYSEKILERNGVGVTTVDLSEFIAQANKLDSTDSRVVAKLDDIRAYAAAPGVPHEKLVQMARMGVVLADWMADNALDATAIQCWTSVQQNLGCNVCTLMSMMSERFMPSACEVDVTGTLTMYAMQLAADSPAALVDWNNNYGDDDEKCALFHCGNWAKSFIPDAKIATAPILGSTLGVENTYGAMEGRTPAGPLTYGRLTTADSEGRICAYVGEGQLTDDVLDTFGTRAVAHVPRLQALLKHVCKNGFEHHVVMTQSHSAAALVEAFETYLGWETYHHEGGGAP, encoded by the coding sequence ATGCCAAATCGCGGCGTTAAATCAGGCGGCGTGCCCAAGTTGGGCGTCATCGTCGGCAACCGAGATTTCTTTCCCGACCAGCTCGTTACCGAGGCGCGGGCCGATCTCGCTGCGCTCCTTGCTAAGCTGGGTCTTGAACCGGTCTGGCTGGGGGAGGAGGATTCGAAGCTCGGCGGCGTCGAGACGCACGCCGACGCGCGGCGGTGCGCTGAACTCTTCCGCCAACGCCGCGACGAAATCGATGGGGTACTGATTTGCTTGCCTAACTTTGGCGATGAGAAAGGCGTTGCCGACACGCTCAAGCTTGCCGGTCTCAACGTGCCAGTGCTCGTGCAGGGCTATCCCGACGACCTCAATCAACTCGGCGTTTCGCGCCGCCGCGACGCCTTTTGCGGCAAGATCTCGATCTGCAACAACCTTAGCCAAGCCGGCATCCCGTTCACGCTTACGCAGAAGCATGTCTCGACGCCAGCATCGGATAACTTCCGCGAGGACTTACGAAAGTTTCTAGCCGTGTGCCGCGTGGTGAATGGCCTGCGGGGGGTGCGGCTTGGCGCCGTCGGCGCCCGACCAGGGGCTTTCAACACGGTGCGCTATAGCGAGAAGATTCTTGAACGCAACGGCGTCGGTGTCACAACCGTGGACTTGTCGGAGTTTATCGCCCAGGCGAATAAGCTCGATTCGACCGATAGTCGTGTAGTCGCGAAGCTCGACGACATCCGCGCCTACGCCGCGGCGCCGGGAGTGCCCCACGAGAAACTCGTGCAAATGGCGCGGATGGGCGTCGTGCTTGCTGATTGGATGGCGGATAACGCCCTCGACGCAACGGCAATCCAGTGCTGGACCTCGGTGCAGCAGAATCTTGGCTGCAACGTCTGCACGCTGATGAGCATGATGAGCGAACGCTTTATGCCCAGCGCCTGTGAGGTCGATGTCACCGGCACGTTGACAATGTACGCCATGCAACTCGCCGCTGATTCGCCTGCCGCGTTAGTCGATTGGAATAACAACTATGGCGACGACGACGAAAAGTGCGCTCTGTTCCACTGCGGCAACTGGGCGAAGAGCTTTATCCCCGACGCCAAGATCGCCACGGCGCCGATCCTCGGCAGCACGCTCGGCGTCGAGAACACCTACGGCGCCATGGAAGGTCGCACGCCAGCCGGTCCATTGACGTATGGACGCCTTACAACCGCCGACAGCGAAGGCCGCATCTGTGCGTATGTTGGCGAAGGCCAACTCACTGACGACGTTCTCGATACCTTCGGCACCCGAGCCGTCGCCCACGTGCCACGGCTGCAAGCATTGCTCAAGCACGTCTGTAAGAATGGATTTGAGCATCATGTTGTCATGACGCAGTCGCATTCGGCGGCGGCGTTGGTTGAGGCGTTCGAGACCTACCTCGGTTGGGAAACTTACCATCACGAGGGAGGGGGCGCCCCATGA
- a CDS encoding alpha-L-fucosidase: protein MALLAVALCFAANGQPAYTIEAADSVFLFTSFEEPADAGLRFVWSKDGFNWKRVPGVFLKPWAGSGQLMRDPSLVRGPDGTFHLVWTTAWRGDPGFGYASSQDLVHWSPQRFLPVMEHEPTTVNVWAPEVVYDEPRERFIIAWASTIPGRYPDGQEKHHNNHRMYYTTTRDFLEFTPAELFCEPGFSVIDAIIVPWSREGEASYKLVLKDNTRPVLALRVAEGDSPTGPWRNVSDPITESMTEGPTVARVGEEWLLYYDNYGVKKYGALATKDFVNFTNAPVTFPEGHKHGTVFRVTQKELDYLLRVGAEQTPGLGQPFVPQLSPEEITKRLEEIDRVAEAGPFKPTWRSLKGFETPSWYADAKFGLFIHWGAYSVPAFGSEWYPRNMYRKDSPEYEHHLKTYGPHTNVGYKDLIEQFEAEKFDPAEWAELFRESGARYVVPVVEHHDGFPMFDSRLTEWNAAKKGPERDLIGDLAAACREQGITVGASSHRAENWWFYGGGRQIESDVQDEDYATLYGPAHGKRVAENQSEPPSKEFLDDWLLRSCEIVDKFEPRVMYFDWWVCQPAFQPYLQRFAAYYYNRAAEAGYEPAINFKEWEGYSFPRGTGVLDVERGKFAGIQPELWQTCTSVSRNSWGYIEGQDYKPTGEIIDDLVDVVSKNGVMLLNIGPKADGTVPEPEQQMLREIGAWLRVNGEAIYGTRPWKRFGEGPTKEAAGSFTDGERPEFTGNDIRFTTKDDKVYAIALAWPDDGKLVIESLGEAAVKASMVRLLGSDEAVRWHQSDEGLEVTLPVEAPSRFAHAVEVKLEESANNATRRE from the coding sequence ATGGCGCTGCTTGCGGTTGCCTTGTGCTTTGCAGCTAACGGACAGCCGGCCTATACCATCGAGGCGGCGGACTCCGTTTTCCTCTTCACGTCCTTCGAAGAACCTGCCGACGCCGGTCTTCGGTTTGTGTGGAGTAAGGACGGGTTCAACTGGAAACGCGTCCCCGGTGTCTTCCTCAAGCCCTGGGCTGGGTCGGGTCAGTTGATGCGTGATCCGAGCCTCGTCCGTGGGCCGGATGGAACCTTTCATCTGGTATGGACGACCGCTTGGCGCGGCGATCCGGGCTTCGGCTACGCCTCGTCTCAGGATCTCGTGCACTGGTCGCCGCAGCGCTTCCTGCCGGTGATGGAGCACGAGCCGACGACGGTCAACGTCTGGGCGCCAGAGGTTGTCTACGACGAACCCCGCGAGCGGTTCATCATCGCCTGGGCCTCGACGATTCCTGGCCGCTATCCCGATGGTCAGGAGAAGCACCACAACAATCATCGGATGTACTACACGACGACGCGTGACTTCCTGGAGTTTACGCCCGCCGAGCTCTTCTGCGAGCCGGGCTTTAGCGTCATCGATGCAATCATCGTGCCGTGGAGTAGAGAGGGCGAAGCTTCCTACAAGCTGGTGCTTAAAGACAACACCCGGCCCGTGCTCGCGTTACGCGTCGCCGAAGGGGATTCTCCTACGGGCCCCTGGCGTAACGTCTCTGATCCCATCACCGAGTCGATGACAGAGGGACCCACCGTCGCCCGCGTCGGCGAGGAGTGGCTTCTCTACTACGACAACTACGGCGTCAAGAAGTATGGCGCCCTAGCGACAAAGGACTTCGTCAACTTCACCAACGCGCCGGTGACTTTCCCTGAGGGCCACAAGCACGGGACCGTATTCAGGGTCACGCAGAAGGAACTCGACTACTTGCTGCGTGTCGGCGCGGAGCAGACCCCGGGCCTGGGGCAGCCATTTGTACCGCAGCTGTCGCCCGAAGAGATCACAAAGCGACTGGAGGAGATCGATCGTGTCGCTGAGGCCGGCCCATTCAAGCCGACCTGGCGGTCCCTCAAGGGTTTCGAGACGCCAAGTTGGTACGCCGACGCCAAGTTTGGCCTTTTCATCCATTGGGGCGCTTACAGCGTGCCGGCGTTCGGCAGCGAGTGGTACCCACGCAACATGTATCGCAAGGATTCGCCCGAGTACGAGCACCACCTCAAGACCTACGGTCCGCACACGAATGTCGGCTACAAGGACCTCATCGAGCAGTTTGAAGCTGAAAAGTTCGATCCTGCAGAGTGGGCTGAGCTATTTCGCGAGTCGGGTGCTCGATATGTCGTGCCTGTGGTGGAACACCACGATGGCTTCCCGATGTTCGATAGCCGGCTCACCGAGTGGAATGCGGCGAAGAAAGGACCCGAGCGTGACTTGATCGGCGACCTCGCCGCCGCGTGCCGCGAGCAGGGAATAACCGTCGGCGCTTCGTCCCATCGTGCAGAGAACTGGTGGTTTTACGGCGGTGGCCGTCAGATCGAATCGGACGTGCAGGACGAGGATTACGCCACACTCTACGGCCCGGCGCACGGCAAACGCGTTGCGGAGAACCAATCCGAACCGCCATCGAAAGAGTTTCTCGACGACTGGCTGCTGCGTTCGTGCGAGATTGTCGATAAGTTCGAGCCCCGCGTCATGTACTTCGACTGGTGGGTCTGCCAGCCAGCGTTCCAACCCTATCTACAGCGCTTCGCGGCTTACTATTACAACCGGGCCGCTGAGGCAGGCTACGAGCCGGCAATCAATTTCAAAGAGTGGGAGGGCTATTCGTTCCCCCGAGGCACGGGCGTGCTCGACGTCGAGCGCGGCAAGTTTGCCGGCATCCAACCCGAGCTGTGGCAGACCTGCACCTCCGTTTCGCGAAACTCCTGGGGCTACATCGAAGGACAAGACTACAAGCCGACGGGCGAGATTATCGACGATCTCGTCGATGTCGTCAGCAAGAATGGAGTCATGCTGCTGAACATCGGCCCCAAGGCGGATGGCACGGTACCCGAACCGGAGCAGCAGATGCTGCGTGAGATCGGCGCGTGGTTGCGCGTCAATGGCGAAGCAATCTATGGCACGCGGCCGTGGAAGCGGTTCGGCGAGGGCCCCACGAAAGAGGCGGCCGGCTCGTTCACCGACGGCGAACGCCCGGAGTTTACCGGCAACGACATTCGATTCACAACGAAGGATGACAAAGTCTATGCAATCGCCCTTGCGTGGCCCGATGACGGCAAGTTGGTGATTGAGTCGCTTGGCGAAGCGGCGGTCAAGGCTTCGATGGTACGGCTGCTCGGCAGCGATGAAGCCGTCCGCTGGCATCAGAGCGATGAGGGGCTTGAAGTAACCCTTCCGGTGGAAGCACCAAGTCGGTTTGCTCACGCCGTTGAAGTGAAACTGGAAGAGTCTGCTAATAACGCCACTCGGCGCGAATAA